The following proteins are encoded in a genomic region of Oncorhynchus keta strain PuntledgeMale-10-30-2019 chromosome 35, Oket_V2, whole genome shotgun sequence:
- the LOC118368384 gene encoding kelch-like protein 28, with product MDQQAQSYMLASLTRPHSEQLLQGLQLLRQDHELCDIVLRVGECKIHAHKVVLASISPYFKAMFTGNLSEKETSEVEFQCIDEAALQAIVEYAYTGTVFISQERVESLLPAANLLQVKLVLKECCSFLESQLDAGNCIGISRFAETYGCHDLCLAATKFICQNFEEVCLTEEFFELTRAELDEIVSNDCLKVVTEETVFYALESWIKYDVTERQQHLAQLLHCVRLPFLSVKFLTRLYEANHLIRDDHACKHLLNEALKYHFMPEHRLSYQTVLSTRPRCAAKVLLAVGGKAGLFATLESMEMYFPQTDSWIGLAPLSVPRYEFGVAVLDQKVYVVGGIATHMRQGISYRRHESTVESWDPDSNTWSTVERMAECRSTLGVVVLTGELYALGGYDGQYYLQSVEKYVPKVKEWQPVAPMTKSRSCFATAVLDGMVYAIGGYGPAHMNSVERYDPSKDAWEMVSPMADKRINFAVGVMLGFIFVVGGHNGVSHLSSIERYDPHQNQWTACRPMNEPRTGVGSAIVDNYLYVVGGHSGSSYLNTVQRYDPITDSWLDSSGMMYCRCNFGMTAL from the exons ATGGACCAGCAGGCCCAGTCCTATATGCTTGCCAGTCTGACACGGCCCCACTCTGAGCAGCTGTTGCAAGGCCTCCAGCTGTTGCGGCAGGACCATGAGCTGTGTGACATTGTGCTGCGCGTGGGTGAATGCAAGATCCATGCCCACAAAGTGGTGCTGGCGAGCATCAGCCCCTATTTCAAGGCCATGTTCACGGGCAACCTGTCAGAGAAGGAGACCTCCGAGGTGGAGTTCCAGTGCATTGACGAGGCTGCGCTACAG GCAATCGTTGAGTATGCCTACACTGGCACGGTATTCATCTCACAGGAAAGAGTGGAGTCCCTATTGCCAGCTGCTAACCTGCTCCAGGTCAAGCTGGTGCTGAAGGAGTGCTGCTCCTTCTTGGAGAGTCAGCTAGATGCTGGGAACTGTATAGGCATCTCACGCTTCGCTGAGACCTATGGCTGCCATGATCTCTGCCTGGCTGCCACGAAATTCATCTGTCAGAATTTTGAAGAGGTGTGCCTGACAGAGGAGTTCTTTGAGCTGACACGGGCGGAATTGGATGAAATAGTGTCAAATGACTGTCTGAAGGTGGTAACGGAAGAGACTGTGTTCTACGCCCTGGAGTCGTGGATCAAGTACGATGTGACTGAGCGGCAGCAGCACCTAGCTCAGCTACTGCACTGCGTCCGTTTGCCTTTCCTCAGCGTTAAGTTCCTCACCCGCCTCTACGAGGCCAACCACCTTATCCGGGATGACCACGCCTGCAAGCACCTCCTCAATGAGGCCCTCAAATACCATTTCATGCCTGAGCACCGGCTCTCCTACCAGACGGTGTTGTCCACAAGGCCACGCTGTGCTGCCAAAGTTCTTCTTGCTGTGGGAGGCAAGGCTGGACTCTTTGCCACCCTCGAGAG CATGGAAATGTACTTCCCTCAAACTGATTCATGGATTGGGCTTGCCCCTCTTAGTGTGCCCCGCTATGAGTTTGGAGTGGCAGTGTTGGACCAGAAGGTGTATGTGGTGGGTGGTATCGCCACACACATGCGACAGGGCATTAGCTACCGGAGACATGAGAGCACAGTGGAGAGCTGGGACCCTGACAGCAACACGTGGTCCACAGTGGAGCGCATGGCAGAGTGTCGCAGCACCCTGGGGGTGGTGGTCTTGACTGGGGAGCTCTATGCCCTGGGGGGCTATGATGGCCAGTACTACCTACAGTCTGTAGAAAAATATGTCCCCAAGGTGAAGGAGTGGCAGCCTGTGGCACCTATGACCAAGTCACGCAGCTGCTTTGCCACGGCTGTGCTGGATGGCATGGTCTATGCCATTGGTGGCTATGGCCCCGCTCATATGAACAG TGTGGAGCGGTACGACCCCAGCAAGGATGCCTGGGAAATGGTATCCCCCATGGCAGACAAACGGATCAATTTTGCCGTGGGTGTCATGCTAGGGTTCATATTTGTGGTTGGGGGACACAATGGGGTATCTCATCTGTCCAGCATTGAGAGGTATGACCCACACCAGAACCAGTGGACAGCCTGTCGGCCCATGAATGAACCACGCACAG GGGTTGGCTCCGCGATCGTGGACAACTATCTCTATGTGGTGGGGGGTCACTCGGGATCATCCTACCTGAACACTGTCCAGCGATACGACCCCATCACAGACAGCTGGCTGGACTCAAGCGGCATGATGTACTGCCGCTGTAACTTTGGCATGACTGCTCTTTGA
- the LOC118368383 gene encoding uncharacterized protein C14orf28 homolog has product MESKFCILTDTEDLRTLISSTENNQQIERTKTLFEEIRASINNNEEEDRSFWRPVLPWGGVYTIRAGRRAISCTPLYVKISLKNTCTIDGFLMILYIILRDNHSFPREVGIFLGRQFVEHFLYLMDSYDYTTVKMLWIWDRMSKRQYRSVIHHAALEIDLFGNEHENFTKNLETMLSTMQESLCTNWSCPARFQEFLQRTININPPHELPHRDPIQSAVEEFFCPKIILCKELGCNGLREFSQRVFCHGPPPFVILNMQLWKSEELSYVPYHLALSQHRYSLEGATLFNKEEHHYSAAFQIDGYWMHYDGLRSDNLILLNKPPELLLLSSLVYIRASDK; this is encoded by the exons ATGGAGAGCAAATTCTGCATTTTGACCGACACAGAAGACCTCAGAACCCTAATTTCAAGTACCGAAAATAATCAGCAAATTGAAAG GACAAAGACTTTGTTTGAGGAGATCCGTGCATCCATCAACAACAATGAAGAAGAGGACCGCTCCTTTTGGAGGCCTGTGCTCCCATGGGGGGGTGTCTACACCATCAGGGCGGGGAGGAGGGCCATCTCATGCACGCCTCTGTATGTTAAGATAAGCCTAAAGAACACCTGCACAATTGACGGGTTCCTCATGATCCTCTATATAATACTGAGAGACAACCATAGCTTTCCCCGAGAGGTGGGCATCTTTCTGGGCAGGCAGTTTGTAGAGCATTTCCTCTACCTGATGGACTCTTATGACTACACCACCGTTAAGATGCTGTGGATCTGGGACAGGATGTCCAAAAGGCAGTACCGCTCAGTGATCCACCATGCAGCATTGGAGATTGACCTGTTTGGTAACGAACATGAGAACTTCACCAAGAACTTAGAGACAATGCTGTCCACTATGCAGGAGAGCCTATGCACCAACTGGAGCTGTCCTGCTCGCTTCCAGGAGTTCTTACAGAGAACCATCAACATCAA TCCTCCTCATGAGCTGCCCCATAGAGATCCCATTCAGTCAGCGGTGGAGGAGTTCTTCTGTCCCAAAATCATTCTCTGCAAAGAACTGGG GTGTAATGGGTTGAGGGAGTTCTCTCAGAGGGTCTTCTGCCATGGCCCACCTCCTTTTGTCATTCTCAACATGCAGCTATGGAAGTCTGAGGAGCTGTCCTACGTTCCTTACCATCTGGCTCTGTCCCAACACAG GTACTCACTGGAAGGCGCCACACTCTTCAACAAGGAGGAGCATCACTACTCTGCAGCCTTCCAGATAGACGGCTACTGGATGCACTATGACGGGCTGAGGAGCGACAATCTGATCCTGTTAAACAAGCCCCCTGAACTCCTGCTGCTCTCTTCCCTTGTCTACATCCGTGCCTCAGACAAATGA